A region of Malaciobacter marinus DNA encodes the following proteins:
- a CDS encoding helix-turn-helix domain-containing protein, whose translation MIITLPNYIFENKHLYQIINDDSVIASKSSIYKKDMMSLRNSMHLVILLVNGSKILHLKNSDITINSTDILYLSQSSYFMSEITGDKNNFESILIFFDDEYVFNFIKKYNIILDTIEKKDVLVLNRDHFINNCVNIVNQFFQTSINNSLDLVKLKLDELFLYSLSKDKERFSAFLNKIIQTKSSRTKYILEENLDIINSVDDMCKLTRLNSKALRKEMIRLYNQNPKEWLDEKRLSLAKALLKNTQKSVSQIATSCGYSSVSWFIIQFKKYYKTTPLLYREQNL comes from the coding sequence TATACCAAATAATAAATGACGACTCTGTTATTGCCTCAAAATCATCTATTTACAAAAAAGATATGATGTCTTTGAGAAATAGTATGCATTTGGTTATTTTGCTAGTAAATGGTAGTAAAATTTTACATCTTAAAAATAGTGATATTACAATTAATAGTACAGATATACTCTATTTATCACAATCTAGTTATTTCATGAGTGAAATAACTGGAGATAAAAATAATTTTGAATCTATATTGATATTTTTTGATGATGAATATGTATTTAATTTTATTAAAAAATATAATATTATCTTAGATACAATTGAAAAAAAAGATGTTTTAGTATTAAATAGAGATCATTTCATAAATAATTGTGTGAATATTGTAAATCAATTTTTCCAAACTAGTATAAATAATAGCCTTGATTTAGTAAAACTAAAACTAGATGAATTGTTTTTATATTCTCTTTCGAAAGATAAAGAAAGATTTAGTGCTTTTTTAAATAAAATTATACAAACAAAATCTTCAAGAACAAAATATATTTTAGAAGAAAACCTTGATATTATAAATAGTGTTGATGATATGTGCAAACTTACTAGGCTTAATTCAAAAGCCTTAAGAAAAGAGATGATTAGATTATATAATCAAAATCCAAAAGAGTGGCTAGATGAAAAAAGACTTTCTCTTGCTAAAGCACTTCTTAAAAATACTCAAAAAAGTGTATCTCAAATAGCAACTTCATGTGGATATTCAAGTGTTTCATGGTTTATCATACAATTTAAAAAATATTATAAAACTACCCCTTTACTTTATAGGGAACAAAACTTATAA
- a CDS encoding putative quinol monooxygenase: MKTIVFIFATLHPKKDSFEKVSEIIKSIIDNTRKEVGCIEFNLYEDFEKKKLYLYEQWRDELSITKHFTYDYTLKAIANLKDYQEKETDVIKMKKIK; this comes from the coding sequence ATGAAAACTATAGTATTTATTTTCGCTACATTACATCCTAAAAAGGATAGTTTTGAAAAAGTAAGTGAGATAATAAAATCAATTATTGATAATACAAGAAAAGAAGTGGGGTGTATAGAATTTAATTTATATGAAGATTTTGAAAAGAAAAAATTATATCTATATGAGCAATGGAGAGATGAGTTATCTATAACAAAGCACTTTACCTATGATTATACTTTAAAAGCAATTGCAAATTTAAAAGATTATCAGGAAAAAGAGACTGATGTAATAAAAATGAAGAAGATAAAATGA
- a CDS encoding carboxymuconolactone decarboxylase family protein, whose product MKSERYNKGWEKLKEVDGSAGEKVIESLKDIAPEFADLLIEFPFGDIYSREKLDLKSREIATIAALTVMGNATEQLKVHIHAGLNVGCTKEEIVEIIIQMSVYGGFPCALNGLFAMKEIFNNDR is encoded by the coding sequence ATGAAATCAGAAAGATATAACAAAGGTTGGGAAAAGTTAAAAGAAGTAGATGGTAGTGCAGGGGAAAAAGTAATTGAGTCATTAAAGGATATTGCTCCAGAGTTTGCAGATTTACTTATTGAGTTTCCTTTTGGAGATATTTATTCAAGAGAGAAGTTAGATTTAAAATCAAGAGAAATTGCAACTATTGCTGCACTTACTGTGATGGGTAACGCTACAGAACAATTAAAAGTACATATTCATGCAGGATTAAATGTGGGGTGTACAAAAGAAGAAATTGTTGAGATTATAATACAAATGTCAGTTTATGGTGGCTTTCCTTGTGCTCTAAATGGTTTATTTGCAATGAAGGAAATATTTAATAATGATAGATAA
- a CDS encoding DUF2798 domain-containing protein, which translates to MIDKRYEFYIFSFLVTMFMSFIISAILIIINLGFTNEFLLLLLNAWWKAWIVAFFSVIFIIPFVRKIMKKIIKY; encoded by the coding sequence ATGATAGATAAAAGATATGAATTTTATATTTTTAGTTTTCTAGTAACTATGTTTATGTCATTTATTATTTCTGCTATTTTAATAATTATAAACTTAGGATTTACAAATGAGTTTTTATTACTTTTGTTAAATGCTTGGTGGAAAGCATGGATAGTAGCTTTTTTTTCTGTTATTTTTATAATTCCTTTCGTTAGAAAGATAATGAAAAAAATTATAAAATATTAA